Proteins found in one Nitrosopumilus maritimus SCM1 genomic segment:
- a CDS encoding AbrB/MazE/SpoVT family DNA-binding domain-containing protein gives MSIQENEVLVKITSAGTISIPKQFRKYMDIQKGEYVKLILGKDRLIVRKITIS, from the coding sequence ATGTCCATTCAAGAAAATGAAGTTTTGGTAAAAATCACATCTGCTGGGACAATTTCTATCCCAAAACAGTTTAGAAAGTATATGGACATCCAAAAAGGTGAATATGTAAAATTAATTCTTGGAAAAGACCGTTTGATTGTTAGAAAAATCACTATATCTTGA